In the Pontibacillus sp. HMF3514 genome, GTATTTATAAAGAGGTTATATGGACGTTTATCGAGGAGAAGTTCAAAGAGTATGATCAGTCGTCCTCAGGAATGATCCAAGTCGTAATGCAGGTAGACTATCTATTTAATCATATTATTCATGGATTTAGTTTAGCATTTTCTAAAGATGAGAAACGTCGTATGGATGATTACGAGGAAAAATACTTGAAACTATCCACGCCTATTGTACCCGTTAAGGACAATGTCGCGATTCTACCTATTATCGGAGAAATTGATGAGAAACGTGCGAACGTTCTAATTGAGGAAACTCTAAACGAGGTCAATCAATTAAATATTGATTGGATTGTGATTGACCTGTTAGGGGTTTATAACGTCGATGATTTATTTATGAACCATTTACAGAAATTACTCGAGTCTATCATCATTCTCGGCATCACACCAATTCTCACAGGAATCCGCCCAGAATTTAGCATGCGCGCCACGCAAATGGGACTTAATATCATTCAAAGCAAAGAAGTCCTAACAAAACCGAACCTGAAACAAGCAATTGAAATGCTTCAATAAAAAAGAGTACCGTGCTTTAACACGGTACTCTTTTAATTTGATATTATTCTTCATGCTTTGCTTCAAGCTTCTCAATACGACTCTCTAACTTCTCGTACTCTTCTTTCGTAACAAATCCTAAATCTTTAATCATATCTTTAAAGTACTGCTCAGATTGAGCGCTCCATTCCTGGTTTTTCTTTTCTCCCTTTTCCTTGAACTCATTCATCATATCTTTTGCTTCCCCAGGGGAAACCTGACCTTTTGCGATCATCTCATCAACGACTTTATCGAACTTTTCCTTACTGCTCATTGCTGCGCCAAGACCAATGAAAAATCCTTTTTTTAATAAATCACTCATTGTTATTCCTCCTATTATTCGTAATGAGATAAATATTCCTAAAGTGACGAATGAAAATCAGTAATAAACTTAATAAACTGGCACCACTTACGCTAATGCCAATGTATAGCAGTATTTCTAGATCCTCAACATAGCCAAACCCTGCTACACCAGCACTTAAAGTGAAGACGATAAAACTTAAAAGACCATAAAATAAGTAAAATTGATGGAACAGCTTTCTTTGATAATATCGCTCTTTCCATGCTCTTTCCCGTGCACCATCAGTTAGAAACTGATTTACTGATCTCGGAAGTGAAAGCAGTGGTTTGGCTGATTCTTTTAATACATTCAAGTAAATGGATTCATTAGAATCATTCCCCGAAACCCACTGTTGAATAACAGGCTTACCCCACTTCATAAGATCAATTTCAGGGTAAACGGAGGTTAAAACGCCAATCACAATGGATGAAGCTCTTCCTAAAAAGGCATAATCAGCTGGTAATTGGATTGGTTGATCCTGAACAAACTCCTGAACGTCACTTAAAATTTGATTAATGACATCCTGATCAAACTTTTCAAAGTTACCTGCTAAATACATATCAGCTGTTTCTTTTAGCAATCGTTTTACCTTTTGCTGATTAGCATGCGGTAATAAAAAGTCCATCTTTTCTAAAGCGCGTATGACTGCATCATAATCGTCCAAAATAAATCCTTGGATCATCATTCGAATGTTACTAGCGTCTTCTTGCTTAATCTCTCCAACCATTCCAAAATCAATCATGACAAGCGTGCCATCGGATCGAACCATCAAGTTACCTGAGTGCGGGTCTGCATGAAACATCCCAGCAGAAACAAGCTGATCCGTGAATAAGTCAAAAACACGTTTGGCAATTTGCTCACGGTCAAGGCCGTTTTCACGAATAAATGAGGAATCTGTTACCTTTGCTCCCTCAATCCACTCCATGACGAGCACTCGTCTTGTAGAAAGATGTTCATAGTACTCAGGAACATACACTCCTTCCCAGTCCTGATATCGTTCCTTAAAGCTGAGTGAATGCTTTAATTCTTTCTGAAAATCTAACTCCTTGCTAATGACCATAACTAACTCGCGATACAATGCACCAAGGTCTGCTTTTTTCCCAAATGATGTTACTCTCGCAAGTATCCAAAATACAATACGTAACGCTTTAAAATCGGTACGAAAAATTTCTTCAACTCGGTGCCTTTGCACTTTTATGGCAACCGGAGTTCCATCAAGAAGATATGCTTTATAAACTTCCCCAATTGAAGCAGAAGCTACAGGTTGGTCCTCGATGTCTTGTATGTAATCCTCTATGTTTCCTTTCCATTCTTGTTGAATGATTTCTTTGGATATATGAGGAGGTACCGGTTCAACCCGGTCAACTAATCCCTCCAACTCATTTAAAAATACTGGTGGAAGCAGGTCTGCCCTTGTACTTAAGAATTGACCAAACTTAATCAGTAATCCTTCGAGCTCTAGTGATTTTCTACGATATTCTTTTGCTTGGTTTACGAGCAGGGATTCCCACTTTTCTCTAGCACTCTCATCCCAAAAACGATGGGTGCGTCGAAACCAGAATATTTGCCACATAAATTTGATAAACATAAATACGATAACAGTAATTCGATAAAATGCACGATATTTCAACGTTTGAGATTCCCTCCTCTTTTATTTAGTTTGCCATTATATGTTCATAGTACCCGTTTTTACTGTGGGCAACCCTTGAAAAAATTTAACTGAGCCATAATCCTAACTTTTCTTTTCATAAGCGCTTTGTTACAGTATGAAGCACCAACATATGAGGAGCGTAACAATGAACATTCAACCATTAAAATACGAAGAATTAGAAGAAGTTAGTCTATGGTTAGCTAACTTAAATGAAAAAGATAGCCATTTTGTTGCATGGCTAGACTCTGGTGTAGAGGCTATAAAAGCACAACTCTCCCCACTTTTGTCATTTGAATCAACACTTCTTTGGGTGGGAAGAAATGAAAGGGAGATCGTTGGTTTCATCGGACTTTTACCTTTCTTTAATCAAAAAATATGCCGATTACTTGGCCCATTTACAACAAACGCACATGCACTTGAATCCATGAGTGAACTTTGGGAGAAAGCTTCCCCAATTGCTTCTCATTATTTTGATATTGTTAAAGTGGCATTCTTCAAACAAAATGACGCCCTTACGAAGTTCAGTGAGCACCACGGTTTTTATTGCTACAACAGTGAAAAAAGCCTTCTATTACATAAGGACCAGGCTACTGATCAAGAATTAAACGCATATCAAATCGATCCCTATCAAGAAAGGTTTAATGAAGATATTCGACGACTTCACCCTCAAGCGGCCTACTATACACCTGAAGAACTTTTACAACTTATAAACGATTCCGAGAATCATTTGTGGTGCTATGTAGAAGATGGTCATGTGAAAGGTTATGTGTATTTTGAAGAAATCATTGGTACAGATGAAGGGGAGGTTTGTTTTGTTAATGTAGAGAAAGGAGAAAGAAGTCAGGGAATTGGTAGCGTTCTTATTCAATACGCTTGCCATAAAGCCTTTCATGAATTTGGACTCTCGCTTGTAACCATATCTGTTCGAACAGGAAACCCAAAGGCCGAGAAGCTTTATAAAGAGCTTGGCTTTAAAGAAGGACCAACGATTTATGCTTATGAGAAAGCGATGAATATGAACCTACCATAGACGATTCTCCTTCTTTCTTTCCAATATTCCTATTTCATACATCCTTCATTTATGATATGTTTAGGTTATAAGTAACCGCTTACAATGATTCTAATAACCTCCTAAAAAGGAAAAAATATGTGTTTGTAGGTGACAAAATGAGTAACTTGTTAAAACAAAAGACCGTTGATCATGAGATACCGTTTCAAATAGCCCAAGAAGAAGAATATATGCAACCTTCATATCTTATAGAAAAACAATTGCTAGAGGCTATCAAGCAAGGCAATCAAGTGTTAGCTGAACAGTTGTCCTATTCTATAAGACAACACTCTCATACTCAACTAGCAGATGATCCGTTACGGTCGAAACAGAATCATATTATTTCTACGTGTACGTTATTTACGAAAGCCATTATTGATGGTGGGGTTAAACCTAAAAAAGCTTATCCGCTAAGAGATTCATACATTCGTAAAATTGAAAAGGCTGAAAACGAAGAAGAACTAGAACACTTTGAACGAATGATGCTGCAATATTATATTGAATTTCTAAGGCAAGAAATCACATCACCTTATAGCAAAGTCATTAATCAATCCATTTCATTTATCCACGACTACTTACTCCATGATCTTACCTTAGATATGATCGCTGAGCATTGTTATGTCAGTCCTAGTTATCTATCCCATCTATTTAAAAAAGAAGTAGGCATTTCTGTTGTTCAATTTATTAATCAAAAAAGAATTGAGGAATCGAAATACTTTCTACTACAAACTCCTATTCCAATTTCAGACATCGCTACACTATTTCAATTTTGTAATCAAAGCTATTACACATCTTTATTTAAAAAACACACAGGAAAAACACCTAAAGAATATCGCGGAACGTAAAAAGGTTTGGGGAAATTATACTTAATTGCAAGAGGGTGTGAAACCTATACTCACACTCTTTTTTGACGTCCTCTGTTTTACAAAACATAAAATTCATATTACTGGAAACCATCCAACAGTTTCATTGCTCATTTTTAGGGGAATGGATACCAACAATGTTAGAGTTACGGAGGTGTCACTTTGATTTTTAGAGGAACACGCTTATCAGATATTTCTAAGACATCCATTGCTTTAATCGTAATAGGTTTTATTGTTGTAGGTCTATCCTTTAACTTCTTCTTTGAATTAGGTGAAACTGTTTTAGAAGATGAAAAATTTGCAATAGATGCTGCAACCACGGAGTTTATTAATTCAATTAGCACTCCATGGATAGTGAATGCCATGGGTTTGATAACAGAAGCAGGGTCTGTTATGTTCTTAACGATTGCATCAATCATTTTAGCAATCTATCTATTTTTCTTTTCTTCATTTAGCAGATGGGTCACTGTTTTTTTCGCAATAAACATGGGCGGGATTAGTGCACTGACCAAAATATTAAAACTTTCATATGCAAGAAAACGCCCTAGCGTGCTAGAAAAATATGATGGTACAGGATTCAGCTTTCCTAGTGGTCACACAACTGGCTCTATTGTATTTTATGGATTTATCATCTATTTAGTTACCGTGAGTCACCTTGGTAAACGATTAAAGTGGAGCCTCAATATCTTTATTGCTTTATTCGCTTTATGCATTGGTATAAGTCGCTTATTCCTAGGCGTTCATTTTATAACGGATGTGATGGCAGGCATTTCATTCGGACTTTCTTGGCTATTAATATGCATTATGGCATTAGAAATTACGTTATGGAATCAACGTAGAAGACAAGTGAAACATTAATAAAAACCACTTTCCATTGTTCTGGAAAGTGGTTTTTTAGGATCTATTTTAATTCTTTAACTCTTTCATTTCGTCCTTCAATTCATCTAAATCATATTTGCTTCCTAGCTGACGCTTTGTAAGGTAGGCTAATAAAGCTAATACCACAATAATACCTGCTAAGATGATCAGATTCATTGGCTTCAATTTTAATAAACTGGAACCAAAGTAACCAAACATAAACGATCCAGGAATTGTTCCAACTAGCGTAGCTAATAAGAACTTCCACCAAATCACTTTCATTTTCGCACAAAAGAATGTTAATAAATCAAAATTAAGTGCTGGAATAAGACGAAGCATTAACACGGACTTGAAGCCATTTTCCTCAAGATCATTTTTAAATGCTTTGAGTGTATCTAAATTTCTATCTTCGATGTGAGCTTCATCAGTGAAGATACGAATAGCCGCAAAGGATGTACCTGCTCCGATAACTGTTCCGATAATGTTATAAAGTGTTCCCATATATGGTCCGAAAATCAAACCAGAAGATAGTGCGATTATGGACAATGGGATTAATGTAAATGGTCTTATTGCAAAGATTCCCATTAAAATAACTGGGGCCCAACCCCCGAAACTTTCCACCCACTTCTGTATATCTTCAGGCTTTAAATTGAAGAATAGCTTATTTAATAGAAGGAATAATCCGGCTATAGATATAAGTACAACAATTTTAATTATAAAATTCCGTAATTTCTTATTCATTTTTTACCCTGCCTTTTATTATATGAAATAATAGCCTATAATGCGCTTTCCCCTAGATTCAAAGGTTTGAAACGAGAAGTTTTTGTCAGTAGGTGGAATTTTACATAAATCCAAAAAGCTAAATCTTCAACAATTGCCCCCTTATCTGAAGACTTGGAGTCGAGATAAGTTAAGAGCAGTCCGTTGCTTTTATGAGAGGTAGGGGTTCAGTGAAACGGCAATACTCCTGCGGAAGACCAGCTGAGCCTCCTCGTTCACTCCGTTCTCTGTGGGGTCTCATCTGCCCTTTCTACCGCGGGAGTTTGCCGTTTCCCTCACCCCTTTACATTTATGGAGGTTAACGGACCCTAGTTACTTGAGATCTAAACGTTACGGACATCGGTTCCGTTATTTTGAACTTTTAAGGCATTTCGAGAGTCGTTACGGACATATGGTACCTTATTTATGACAAATTGGGCTTTTTCAATGTGATTTGATGCAAATAACGGAATAAATGTCCGTAAGAAAGTCATTTTAAGGTCAAATAACGGAACAATTGTCCGCAAGTATTTCCTCACATAATCGCTGCGGTTCCGTTAATCACCATTCGGCTAAGGTGGGCTTGGGAACGGGTTGACTCCTCCGGAATAACGGGCGAGCGAGACCCCGCAAGAAGCGTAGCGTATGAGGAGGCTCGATCGTTCGTCCGGGGAAAGCAACCCGTTCCCAAGCCCACCGCACTCCACAATAGCAACGGAACCGCCTCTCTCACTAAAACAGTTATTCCAGATTACTGCCAGATTGCTGAATTAAAAACCCCTGACCGCAATGGACAGGGGTTGATTGGTGTTTTACTGTTGAGATGTTTCTACAATACGTTCTTCTACTTCTGTGTTAATGGATTCTAGTTCTTTTAAATATTTTTCTACGATGTCATACGTTGTGTATCCAGTGTTAAAGGATTCGTTATCCTTGAACATTGCGTATCCATCTCCACCAGCTGCTAGGAAGCTGTTTGTTGCAAGCTTATACGTTTTAGACTCATCAAGTGGCTCTCCACCAATCATAACTTCGCCTACACGTTCACCAGCTGGTTTTGTAATATCATATGTGAAGGACATGCCTGCAATTTGAGGGAATCGTCCTGCTACTTCTGAAATTTTTGATACGCCATTTTCTAGTGCTGCTTTAATTTCAGAACCTGTTACATCCATTGTAGTTAGTGTATTTCCGAATGGAAGTACGTTATAAAGGTCGAGCTTTGTTACTTCACCTGGCTTGATTTCTGCGCGAATGCCACCACTGTTCGTTAAAGCGATGTCCGCTTGATGACCTTCAATCGATTGTGTTTTTTCAAGCATTACGTCTGCGATTAAGTTACCAAGGTTTGTTTCTTGTGATCTGATCGCTGAACGTTCACCTACAAGAAGCTCATCTGTTGTGGTGATAACTTCTTGCATTTTCTCATCTACTTGCTCTGTAATCTTTTCAACCATTGCTTTTACTTCTTCATCCGCTTTAACAGAAGCATCGTATTCCTTAAGACCACCTGTGAATCCTACAAGTTCATTATTGTAGTAATATAGATCTGCACGACCAAGAGACTTTCCATACTCCCAATCTTGAACGATATATGTGTCATTAACACGTTCAGGAGCATCTAATGGTGTGTGGGAGTGACCACCAACAATTAGATCGATTCCATCTACTTTTTCAGCAATCTCACGGTCTACGGACAATCCAACATGAGAAACTACAACAACGTGATCTACTTCTTCTTTTAATTTAGGAATCATCTCTTGCGCAACTGACACAGGGCTCTTAAATGTTAAGCCTTCTACGTTATCAGGGTGTGTTAAAACGGGTGTTTCTTCAGCAACAAAGCCAATAAATGCATACTTTTCACCCGCTACTTCTTCGTAATGAACAGGTACTAATAAGTTCGAGCCATCTGGCTTAAATACGTTCGCTGAGATCATTGGATAATTTAATTGATCACGAAGTTTTAAAAGCTGCTCGTAACCAAAGTCAAATTCATGGTTCCCAGCTGCCATTACATCGTAGTCTAAGTGATTTAAGATTGGAAGAACGGATTCTCCTTGGAACTGGTTAACAAAAATGGTTCCTTGGAACGTATCTCCAGCATCAATTAAAAGGAAGTTTTCATTTTCAGCACGCCATTGATCAATAAGCGTTGCCATTTTTGCGTAACCAAACTTTTTGTTGTAGCCATCTTCTTCAATATTCCCATGAACGTCATTTGTATGGCCGATTGTAATATGTTTAGTTGCCGCTTCCCCTAGACCTTGAAGGAACATGCCTCGAGTAATTTTACCTGTTTGTTCAAATGACACTTCAAACCCGAGCTCTCCAGCAAGTGAAGCTGCTTCTTCTGCTTTAAGCTGTTTGAATGGGTACATACTTTCTTTCTCTGTAATAGCTCCTGCTTCATGAGCCCATTGCAAATAAGGTGTAGACCAATGCTTTGGATTTTCTAGTTCTGGAATTTCTGCTCCTTTTGTACGAGCTATGAAAATCACGGCCTCTGCCATCGTAATGTGGCGATCAAGGTGGAAGTTACCTTGTAAATCCCCTCTTAAAATGTTCTTTTCTGCCATCCATTCCGAATGGTGATACGGTTTAAGTGGTTCAGCATTCACAGAACCTGCGCTTACAAATAAAGAAGCAGATAATGCCGCTGTCGCTAAAACCTTACTTACTTTGTTCACGTTCATAAAACTCTTCCCCCTTAGAATGGTGTCCCCCCTGTTTTTCTTTCTCGTTGTAAACCCTTTCACGTTTATGTATAACAAGGAAACAAATGTAATTTTTGGTAGTATATATACCAACTTTTATTATAGCTCAATATGACACTCTTTTCATCGTTTTCTGATAATTTTGTATCATTTTGTTAAATCATGATAGGTTTAGGTTATACAGAAAAGGTAAACGTATGATAAGTGAGGTGATCAATTATGAAAAAGCGTATATCTCATGCACTTGAAGTGATCGGGGACAAATCAGCTATTCAAGAAATGACACAAATCTCTGGCGGGGATATTAATCAAGCCTACTACATCCAAACGAATGAACATGAATATTTTATAAAAGGTAACTCCAATGTTTCGGAACATTTCTTTCGAGTAGAAGCGAAAGGGTTAAAATTAATGAAAGAAACAGGTGCGGTGAATGTACCTGAAGTATATTATTACGATGACCCAGTTGAAGACGAAGGTGTCATAGCCTTGGAATGGATAAAAGGAAATAAAGACTCCAGAACTGAAGAAAAACTAGGTGAACAACTTGCCTATATGCACCAACATTTTGGTGAAAGCCACGGTTTTGATGAAGATACTTTTATCGGTCTGCTTCCTCAGCCGAATAAGTTCTATGATAAATGGGTGGATTATTATCATGAATGTAGACTCGTCTCTCAGTTTAATATTGCTGCTGAGCGCGGCAGGTTACCACTTGACCGTAAACACCTATTAAAAAAATTAATGGAGCGTTTACCAGAGTGGATTGATTATGGAGCGAAGCCTTCACTCCTTCATGGAGACTTATGGGGTGGCAACTGGATGGCTGGCAAAAATGGATCTCCTTACTTAATTGACCCTTCAGTGTTATATGGAGATCATGCCTTCGAAATCGCATTTACAGAATTGTTTGGTGGATACTCCGATGCATTTTATCAAGCTTATCAGGAAAGGTTTCCACTTCCAGAACATTATGAAGATATTAAAGCAATTTATCAGTTGTACTACTTACTTGTTCATTTAAACCTTTTCGGTGAAGCTTATGGTAGTTCAGTAGATCGAATCTTGAAATATTATGTAGGGTAAATTCATATCCATTGGTGTGCCGCGCTATGTCGCGGCAACACCTCATAGGTTCAGCACATATGTTTATGCATAAGCTCTACCTTTTCCAGAATCGCTAATCTCAACTAGATCTTCTGGATAAGGTTCAAAATAGGTTTGTTGTTTAAGGTAATCATGGTCAAACCGAATCACCCATGATTTCAATATTCCTAAAACCGTACTTAAAGGAATTTTTTCATTGTAGTATTTATCTAATTCCTCTAAGAAGAAATCTTTTTCCCCTTTTGTCAGTTCATTTTTAAAGTAACCCATGATATGCTGACACACATTTACGTTGGACCTGCGATTAGGAGCTCTTCGAAACATCCAAGTCAAATGCTTTTCATATTCTTCAAACATTTCTTCCACTGGTAGTTTTTCCTGATTTGCTGTAAGTCTACCCATATCCTTTAATGTTTTTTGATTGTATGTCATAAAAAGATACTTGTTTATGGATTGAAAAAGAACCAGTTTCTTCATTGAAGGTTCTTTTTTCAACTCGCGGAAATGCGCTAATGTAAAGAGCTTTGTAAAAAAGTGTTCGCGAATACGAAAGTTTTTCAATCTTCCTTCTTCTTCAACTGCTAAACCCGGATGTCGATCCAATACTTCTTGTGCAAACAACCCTTTCGTTTTTCCTACTACCGGGGATTTCTCAGGCTTATCATACACTTTTACGTCTTGGATACCGCAAGTAGGGGAACGATTTTTTAATAAAAAGCCATCTACATCTCCTAAGGAATCTAAAAATCCATTTGCAAACGTACGCATGTGTTCTGTAAGGTCTTTTCCTGTCGCTGGTTGTACTAAACGCTCCTCATCTTCTTCACGGACGATTCGAATAATATCTCTCGGAACTCCTAACCCTATCTCTACTTCAGGACAGATAGGCATGAACGTAACATGAGGCTCTAATCGTTGTACGACTTTATCCGGTATTACTTCACCATTGTATCGAACTTGATCAAATTCAAGGCACTTACTGACAACAACTTTTGGTGTGGCAAATTCACGCATGTATATCCCTCTTTTTAATATGAATTCTTCATTCCCTATTACCCGATTCACTCTTTATTTATGATTCTCGATAGTCTTAGTTTTCCCTTTTCACCTCTTGGGATTCGCTTCAACCTTCTTCTTCTTGTACAATGAATGATAACTTAAACCTCGCAAGGAGACAGACAAAATGGATACCACACTTGAGCAATCCTACATCAATCAAACACCTCTATCCTATCGAAGAAAGAAGGGACAGTACTTCACTCCCCCACATATAGCTGAAGTTATGGTTGAATGGCTCGTTCCCACAGAGCCAGCAACCATTTTAGATCCGGCTGTTGGAACGGGGATATTTCCTAGAGCATTAAATCAGCGAATACCAGGCACTATTTCTAATTGGGAAATATACGATATCGATGAATCCTTCATACATCCACTGGAATCAGTGGGTCTCGATATGTACCATCAAGACTTCCTTCAATCAGACTGGGAGAAGCTTTTTGATGGAATCTTAGCTAATCCGCCTTACTTTAAGTTAAGTAACCATAATCATAAAGAGGAGCTACTTAAGACTTTTGAGGAGAAACTAGGTGTTCGCTTACCCGGCAATACGAATATTTATAATCTATTCATTTTAAAATGCCTTGAACAACTTAATGTAAACGGAAGAGCTGCTTTTATAGTACCCTCAGATTTTTTAAATGCAGATTATGGGCAGCATATAAAAGCATATTTACTCGAGCATAAACTGTTGGATTACGTAGTCATTACAGATTATCAATTGAGCTGGTTTGAAGAGGCGACTACTACCTCTGCTATCCTTTTATGCAGTCGGGAAGAGACAAAAGATATTGTAGAATTTATAAATGTACAGTCCGATTCACAAATGAAGAATTTTAAAGAGTTTCTTCAAAGGGTGGATTACTCTAAACCCTATGGAAAGTCTTTTGCTTACCATGAGCTAAATCCAAGTATTAAATGGAGGCATTATTATCAAGATTCATTATTGGAAACCTATAAAAACCTTCGACCCTTTCATGAGTTTGGAAAAGCTAAACGAGGGATAGCCACAGGAGCAAATGATTTCTTTTGTTTAAGTGAAAGTGAACGAATTGAATGGGGGTTAGATAGAGAAGTCACTGTCCCTTGTCTTATCAAAGCCTATCAAGCAAGCGAGCCCTTCTTTACTTGGGAGAATTGGGAATCGTTAAAACATGATGACCATCCTGTGTATGTATTACAAGTAAAACAAGAGCATGAGCAACATCATGTTGTTCAACGCTACATTCAATACGGAGAAGAACATCATTTTCATCAAAGATACTTAACGAAACACCGTAACCCCTGGTACAAGCCCGAACTAAGGGAACCTGCACCCATTCTTTTTCGTGTATTTAATCGGTCTAGTCTCCAATTCATTCGGAATGAAGCTGGCATAATGCATTTGACGTCCTTTCATGGTTTGTATATCCATGAATATTTCATGCATGAAATTGATGTGATTATGGCTTACTTTTTAACCGATGTTGCAAAGGAACTGATGAAAGAATCTAGGCGGGAATATGGAAAAGGGCTTTTAAAGTTTGAACCTAATGACTTGAACCAATCTTGGGTTGTGGATTTTGAACGTATTGAAGAAAAAGAAAAGGATCAAATTCGTGAGTTATATACGAGCATACGCCAAGAGAGAGCTTTCTCTCGAGATGAGTTATTGTCAAGGTTGAATAAGATGTTTATTAAGATATTGAAAAGGTAACCTATTTTATATCATTTAATATACATCTTAATAAATATACAGCTCTATTAATTTTTATTAAATTTCCAGTAGATTTTTGTCGAGTCATGTATTAAAATAAAATCCGTTGCATACTTATGATGACTTCAGATCAACATGCAAAGGAACATGACCTAAACGTAAAGGAGGATAATGAAGATGAAAAACCAACAAAAATTTCCGTTTCAACTATCTGATCATTTAAAATTCATCGTGCCATCACTCATTGGTATTTTGTTATTTATGATTCCAATGAATTTAGGCGGGGATGTCACCATTCCAGTAGCTTATTTTGCAGGTGTATTACAAGAACG is a window encoding:
- a CDS encoding fructosamine kinase family protein, translating into MKKRISHALEVIGDKSAIQEMTQISGGDINQAYYIQTNEHEYFIKGNSNVSEHFFRVEAKGLKLMKETGAVNVPEVYYYDDPVEDEGVIALEWIKGNKDSRTEEKLGEQLAYMHQHFGESHGFDEDTFIGLLPQPNKFYDKWVDYYHECRLVSQFNIAAERGRLPLDRKHLLKKLMERLPEWIDYGAKPSLLHGDLWGGNWMAGKNGSPYLIDPSVLYGDHAFEIAFTELFGGYSDAFYQAYQERFPLPEHYEDIKAIYQLYYLLVHLNLFGEAYGSSVDRILKYYVG
- a CDS encoding DUF523 and DUF1722 domain-containing protein, producing MREFATPKVVVSKCLEFDQVRYNGEVIPDKVVQRLEPHVTFMPICPEVEIGLGVPRDIIRIVREEDEERLVQPATGKDLTEHMRTFANGFLDSLGDVDGFLLKNRSPTCGIQDVKVYDKPEKSPVVGKTKGLFAQEVLDRHPGLAVEEEGRLKNFRIREHFFTKLFTLAHFRELKKEPSMKKLVLFQSINKYLFMTYNQKTLKDMGRLTANQEKLPVEEMFEEYEKHLTWMFRRAPNRRSNVNVCQHIMGYFKNELTKGEKDFFLEELDKYYNEKIPLSTVLGILKSWVIRFDHDYLKQQTYFEPYPEDLVEISDSGKGRAYA
- a CDS encoding class I SAM-dependent DNA methyltransferase, which encodes MDTTLEQSYINQTPLSYRRKKGQYFTPPHIAEVMVEWLVPTEPATILDPAVGTGIFPRALNQRIPGTISNWEIYDIDESFIHPLESVGLDMYHQDFLQSDWEKLFDGILANPPYFKLSNHNHKEELLKTFEEKLGVRLPGNTNIYNLFILKCLEQLNVNGRAAFIVPSDFLNADYGQHIKAYLLEHKLLDYVVITDYQLSWFEEATTTSAILLCSREETKDIVEFINVQSDSQMKNFKEFLQRVDYSKPYGKSFAYHELNPSIKWRHYYQDSLLETYKNLRPFHEFGKAKRGIATGANDFFCLSESERIEWGLDREVTVPCLIKAYQASEPFFTWENWESLKHDDHPVYVLQVKQEHEQHHVVQRYIQYGEEHHFHQRYLTKHRNPWYKPELREPAPILFRVFNRSSLQFIRNEAGIMHLTSFHGLYIHEYFMHEIDVIMAYFLTDVAKELMKESRREYGKGLLKFEPNDLNQSWVVDFERIEEKEKDQIRELYTSIRQERAFSRDELLSRLNKMFIKILKR